The sequence aactaacagacagacagacagagtgttaCTTACTTTCATAATCAGGCACCTCGTCGATGACATTGGGGGCGGGAAGTTGTAGCAGTGTCTTCCGCTTGACTGAGTGGCGCAGATGCTGAGCCAATCCCTGCCTCCGACGCTTATAATGGCGGACCAGCTCCTCTAACGTTTTAAAGAATTTCTCCTCTACACCAGACGCtgtctacacacagacagacagaccatcagaaaCACATACAAacgcaagcgcacacacacacgcacacacacacacacacacacacacacacagggtgtacCTGCAGGGTGTAGCTTCCATTGTGGGTCTGGAGGATTCTGTAGGTATACACCACCTTCTTTTTACTgcagaaacacaacacacaaatAGAGCAGCAGTCAAACgtttgaacacctactcattcaagggtttttctttatttgtactattttctacattgtagaataatggtgaagacataaactatgaaataacacatatggaatcatatagtaaccaaaaaagtgctaaacaaatctaaatatattttatatttgagattcttcaaagtagccaccctttgccttgatgacagctttgcacactcttggcattctaacaaccagcttcatctggaatgcttttccaacagtcttgaaggagttcccacatatgctgagcacttgttggctgcttttccttcactctgtggtccaactcatcccaaaccatctcaattggtttgagatcgggtgattgattgtggaggccaggtcatctgatgcagcactccatcgctctctttcttggtcaaatagcccttacacagcctggaggtgtgttgggtcaatgtcctgttgaaaaacaaatgatagtcccactaagtgcaaaccagatgggatggcgtatcgctgcagaacgtgcattgaattctaaataaatcacagacagtgtcaccagcaaagcaccttcCTACTACATGCTTCgtggtgagaaccacacatgcggagttCATCTGTTCAAGTACTATGCGTCTCAAAgtcacggtggttggaaccaaaaatctctaattttgtcacgccctgaccttagagagacgttttatttctctatttggttaggtcagggtgtgatttgggtgggcattctgttttctatttctttgtttttggcagagtgtggttcccaatcagaggcagctatcgttgtctctgattgggaataatacttaggcagcctttttcccacctaatGTTGTGGGTAATTAattattttctgtgtgtgtttgtgtgcaccacGGTTGCATCACGTTCGGGTTTCTGTTTACCTGTTTTTTTTGTAAAAGTTTCACTTTATTAAAAGATATGGAATTACATGCACGCTGCACCTTGGCTCAtctatgacagggagtttgaagacagtgaacgtgacaaatttggactcatcagaccaaaggacagattctgtcatgttttgtcattaattatcatgtcttgtccctgtgcttccccttctattcgtttccctctgctggtcttattaggttctttccctctttctatccctctctctccccctccctctctcactctctcgctctctcttctctctatcgttccgttcctgctcccagctgttcctattcccctaatcaatcatttagtcttcccacacctgttcccgatccttttccctgattagagtccctatttctctccttgttttccgtacctgccctgtcggatccttgtctatattcaccgtgctgtgtctatgttttgccctgtcgtgtcgtgtttccctcagatgctgcgtggtgagcaggtgtctgagtctgctaggttcaagtgccttcccgaggcaacctgcagttcttgatcaagtctccagtctgttctcgtctttacgagtagtattatgccttttgttttgttaagtatcttactggattaaagactctgttttcgccaagtcgcttttgggtcctcattcacctgcataacagaaggatccgaccaaggaatggacccagcgactacagaggctcgtaacactgccgtcaagatccaaggagccatgctcggcagacacgagcaggaattgtctgctgctcgccatgccgtggagaacctggccgctcaggtttccgacctctctggacagttccagagtcttcgtctcgtgccacctgttacttcctggcctgccgagcctccggaacctagggttaataacccaccttgctactccgggcagcccacggagtgccgctcctttctcacccagtgtgatattgtgttctctctccaacccaacacatactctagcgagagagctcgggttgcttacgtcatttcactccttactggccgggcccgagagtggggcacagctatctgggaggcaagggctgattgttctaacaattaccagaactttaaagaggagatgattcgggtttttgaccgttcagtttttggtggggaggcttctagggccctggcttccctatgccaaggtgatcgatccataacggattactctatagagtttcgtactcttgctgcctctagtgactggaacgagccggcgctgctcgctcgttttctggagggactccacacagtggtcaaagatgagattctctctcgggaggttccttccagtgtggactctttgattgctctcgccatccgcatagaacgacgggtagatcttcgtcaccaagctcgtggaagagagctcgcgtcaacggtgtttccctgctccgcatcgcaaccatctccctcctctggctcagagactgagcccatgcagctgggaggtattcgcatctcgaccaaggagagggaacggaggatcaccaaccgcctgtgcctctattgcggatttgatggacattttgtcaattcatgtccagtaagaggccagagctcatcagtaagcggagggctactggtgagcgctactactcaggtctcttcatctagatcctgtactactatgtcggtccatctacgctggaccggttcgggtgctacatgcagtgccttgattgactctggggctgagggttgtttcatggacgaagcatgggttcggaaacataacattcctttcagacagttagacaagcctacgcccatgtttgccttagatggtagtcatcttcccagtatcagatttgagacactacctttaactctcacagtatctggtaaccacagtgagactatttcttttttgatttttcgttcaccttttacacctgttgttttgggtcatccctggctagtatgtcataatccttctattaattggtcttgtaattctatcctatcctggaacgtatcttgtcatgtgaagtgtttaatgtctgccatccctcccatttcttctgtccccacttctcaggaggaacctggcgatttgacaggagtgccggaggaatatcatgatctgcgcacggtcttcagtcggtcccgagccaactcccttcctcctcaccggtcgtatgattgtagtattgatctccttccggggaccactcctcctcgggg is a genomic window of Oncorhynchus gorbuscha isolate QuinsamMale2020 ecotype Even-year linkage group LG12, OgorEven_v1.0, whole genome shotgun sequence containing:
- the si:ch73-264p11.1 gene encoding SH2 domain-containing protein 1B — translated: MASPPLMYHGAISKLDCEDLLGKKGKDGAYLIRDSETIQGAMCLCVYKKKVVYTYRILQTHNGSYTLQTASGVEEKFFKTLEELVRHYKRRRQGLAQHLRHSVKRKTLLQLPAPNVIDEVPDYENVDASDYVVVLPS